Part of the Rhinolophus ferrumequinum isolate MPI-CBG mRhiFer1 chromosome 25, mRhiFer1_v1.p, whole genome shotgun sequence genome, ATTGTGTCTGTCGAGCTATTAACAATTAAATTCAGCACTTTAGGTGACATTGCCCTGCAAGTCCTAGTGAATCTTGCCCCAAAAATGTTTTAGCAAGTGTTTGAGATGAAAACTTAGCCTTTGAAACCAATgttcttaatttaaaatcaaaatcaagtGAAGTGTAGATGATCATTTATCcatcaaagaagtaaaaaactcCTTCAAACAAGTTAAACTTTTATAAACAGACCACTTTTTAGCATTCACATCCAATGCTTTCTCCATTCATTAGCCTGATATACCATCAAAGACAGTATATTAGtatcctgttgctgctgtaacaaatcaccacaagcttagtggcttaatacaacacacacattttttttcccccaagtcaagttgttgtcctttcagtcttagttgtggagggcgcagctcagccccaggtccagttgccattgttagttgcagggggcgcagcccaccatcccttgcaggagtccaaccagcaacctcgtggttgagaggacgcgctccaaccaactgagccatctgggagctcagcgcagctcagctcaaggtgccgtgttcaatcttagttgcaggggtggagcccaccatcccttgaaggagtcaaggagtcgaactggcaaccttgtggttgagagcccactggcccatgtgggaatccaaccagcggccttcagagttaggagcacggagctccaacggcctgagccaccgggccagcccacaACACACATTTTTTGTCTTACTGTTGTGatggtcagaagtctaaaatgagTCAGCAGGGCTGTATTCCTTCAGGAAGTTCTAGGGAAGAAGCCATGtacttgccttttccagcttctagaggatCCCCACATCCCTTCCTTGTGGTCCTAGACTACAGACCTCTGTTTCTGTTGTAACATCTTCTTTCAGTCTGATCCCCTGGCTTCCTCATATTAcaacccttgtgattacactgggcccacctggataatccaggctaaTCTTCTCGTCTCAGGacccttaatcacatctgcaaagtccctttttgCCGCATAAGGGAGCATGTTCACTGATTCTGAGGATtcggatgtggacatctttgggggaccattATCCTGTCTACCACAGATAGTGATTACGGTTTAACATAAATGTAATGTGAATTATATAAGGTACATATTCTAATCATATACCTTCATAGGTTTCAGTACATTCCCTATATAATTGATATTGGAGACCATTTAGAAATTGGATAATACTTCATACACTTTGGATTTTATATAGTGAAACTTCAGAATATTTCCCTCACATAATAAGTTCTTATGTGATATTGAAAAAGCGTTCTAAAAAACACCAAAGGTATCATGCTGCTGCTTTTTATGAAGAAGGTCTGTACTAATTTTCTATCAAGTCTTTGTAATTATCTACTAAGTAGATATTTAGGTACATATCATTCTACTTTGTGAATTTTTTAAGATCACAAGGAAAGGTGACTACAGGTAAGTCTACACAGCAAATCAGAGAATTGACAGAGCTGGTGACTAGACCTTCCAGTTGGAGAGTTAAGTTCCTTATCTTACCTGCTTGACAACTGTCTCCTAAATCTCCATATATGACTATTACTAAATCTTGTAAAGATTAAAACATATTTGAGTGTGATAGCTCCACAGGTGTGATTCCAGTGCCTGGTCTCATGGGGTTAGTTTTAGGCCCAACACTATAGTCTCAGCTGCTCAAAAACTGAAACGTAACAAGGAAGGTGCTGTGGGGTTTTAGACTCCAGGAAGTAAACAGTGTATGTGGCTAATGGAACTGATCTGCCATCTTGCTCAATTATCCTCTGTCCGTTATTTCCTGTATTTAAACTTTtcttatatggtgatggaaggagaactgactctgggtggtgaacacacaatgggatttatagatgatgtaatacagaattgtacacctgaaatctatgtaattttactaacaattgtcaccccaataaattaaagaaaaaaaaaaacttttccataACATTAGTCACAAGGGCTATACCAGCCTACTTCCAGTGGCGTATGCTGTCGGGCAACTGGATTTATTAACCAAGCAATGAAAAAAGGCAATTACCCAAAATCAGCATGTATTGCCAGAAGGACAAGTCATTTCataaaatgagaaactgaaacTTTTAAATCTACATCTGTTGAGTAGATTCAAgtgttatgttaatttttaatctttaggctatcattaaaaaatcaaattattctcTAGTTTGTAAGTGTATCAAGGccaaataatgaattttaaaattaaaacaaaattgaaaaaatatttaaattctgtaaAAACCAAGTGACATTATGTCTCCTATTGGAGGGGAAAAAGGATATCTTGAAATGTTGAACTAAAGATGTCGAGAGACAGCAACCCCGCCCGACCAGGAAAAGGATTTCAAAACTTAGCAGTGGTTATCATCAGGCAGTGTCTTAACCTCAGCCCAGCACTTAGGCTGCCGGAAATCCAGAGaatagaaagcaggaaaagaaacacatacacatgctAATTATTCACCTTTTTGTGTGCTTTAGGCTGGCTTAgcagctaactgcttttctctttcaaatatatCTCTGGTTCCGGCACTCATCGCAACTCTTCCTTGTGCCCCCACTTGTGctgcagttttgttttggttttttttctttcttcctttcttctctctctctctctctctctctctctctctctctctctctctctctttctttcgaACTTGGATATATTTTCATGAATCAACAGTATCTCTTATCTTACATTCATCAGCTTGGCATAAGGGTGCTTAGCATTTAGCAATGAACGAAGCATTGTTATCCAACatagaatgatatttttaaaattttgaaacccCTTATTTTAGTGTGTCTAATAATACAAGTTGTTTCTATATGATTTCCCAGGGGGTTTGTTTGTACTCTCCAGATCCCGCAAAGAGTGAGAAAGCAGTCCTCCATCCGTTGCTCCACAGCTCTAGAGCCAAGCTCTCCACCAGCCCATGATTTGCTGCTGTGTGTTGGATCAGGTCAGGCTCTGCTACACGGGGTGTCTTCCCAGAAACCTAGGCTGAAAGAGCCTCCACCGTCAGGGACATCCTGGTCATTGTGGTGGGAAGAGAACATGGTGAGTTGCCCATCTGAGGTATTCTTGgtactttgcatttccatataaatttagaaGCAGTTTGACaatccttctcctcctccttctccttccttcccccctccgccccccaccgCCTGCCCTgccaaaacaaaaacctggaatGTGGAATGTGGGATAGCATTGCTCTAAAGGTTAGTTTGGGGAAAAGACAACATTGAGTCTTCTAAACCATGAACATAATATGTCCCTCTAATATCTAGATGATTTTAAATGCATACTAACACACTATTTTCTGGGCATTTTATGCCATGTACCGTTAGCACTTAACATAAATTATCTCATGTAATATTCACAATAGTGGTGAGAAGCAGGTTCTAGTGTGATTTCCATGTCACAGATGGAGTAGCTAAAGCTTAGCAAGATTAAGTAGCTTGCCGAAGGCCACAGTTAATAAAAGGTGAGAATCCAGGCACTCGGCCTGCACTGTCTGCAGTCTTCACCACTATGTGACAAGACATCCCTAAGCCGACagctgagggaaggagggaaggatagagggatggatggatgggtggatgggtggatggagcAAGTTACTTAGGGGAAGGCAGATTTAGATGAAAAGTTTCCCAAGATTTCTGAcatgtgttctctctcttctgctcaGCATCTGTTTGCCTAGATACATAATTATTTGTCCAAATAATAATTGCCATTCTCCCATTTTAGCATCTACACAGGAAGTGTCTGTAAAGAGCTGCCCGCCAGCTGCCCTTCCCCAGATCCCAAATGCACTCCAGGTAGAACAGAGAACAGTCACTCTACTGGTCATGCTGAGCTCATACTCTGTAAGTCTAACCACACCACACAGTTCTGGGTTTTTCTAGAAACCAGCCCCAATCATAGTGGGGTTTCCCCCATGAGGGCTGAGGGACCCATTTAGAGACTGAGCCTCTGTCAGGCATTAGGAGAGAAAGAACACTGGAGCCCACCCCCTGGGACTGAGAGTAAGGTAAGTACAGCTTTTCTgatcctctttctctgtctcttgcaGGATGGCTGTTCCATGAGATCAATACTgggtcccctcccttctcctgcttCACCAATGCCTGGTCTCATGGGGTTAGTTTTGAACCCAACACTATGGCGtcatcctcctccttcccagctccTGGCTCCCGGTCCAAGAAGCCTCTGGGCAAGATGGCTGGTGAGTAGAAGCAAACTCCTAATGCCACTCTTGCTCCTGTGAGTGTAGTCTTCAGTATCGCCAGTGGTGAGGTGGGAGACCTGCCTGGCCCAGACACAGGGGAGAGATGCAGAGAGGCTGATGACACGCGGGGCTCCTGTTTTGGCCTCAGTGTCCAGCCTTTGTGGGGTGTGAGGAGAGGAGGTATGCATGCATCAGTGGAAACTTCGGTCCTTTTGGCTCACAGGTCTTCAGGGTGCGCTCGGTGAATTTTCCTATCTGGAGACCGTGGTGCTGAGTGCCTAACAGGGTGTCTTTTGTCGTCTAAATTGTCCAGAACCATTCAGAGGAAGGAGCCaagcagagaggaaaacaaatcaaTCTCCAGAACACCACTACCAAAAGCTGGGGAAGCTAAGTAAAAAGCATTATGCAGTACTGACAATATACCCGACACTGCATTATCTCAGTTAATTGACAACTGAAAcgaacccattttacagatgaggaaatggagacagatTGACTTGCTTGAGGTCATACAGAATGCAGACAATCAAAGTAGGTCCACAATCAaatctgcctgactccaaagtgTAGGCCCTGAACCACTAAGCTCTACGCTCTCCAGGAGTTGTGAGCAGTAGCCCTCTTCCAAACTTTCGTTTTACCCATTAGCAACAGTCTAGGATTTCTCAGGGCCAACCAATGGGTAGCCCACCTTAACCCAAATCCCCCTCCTCTCAGTGCTGAAAGTGGGTTTGGGGACTGACTGATCCATACTAACTTCACATGGATCTACTTACAGACTCGCAGATGGTGGACTAGTCAGCTCTAGCAGAAGTTGTGGTTAGGGTAGGCTGGAATGCCAGAAATCCAAGTGCTGTCTTTCCCTATCAGGTTGGTAAAACagccagttctttttttttttttaatattgttattaataccaagggttttaaaattttgaggtataattgacatacatacaacattatatatattttgaaaactgattaccacaagtttagttaacatctgttACCATACagaactttttttcttgtgttgagaacttttaagatctgtttattctcttagcaactttcaagcatgcaatacagtattattaactataatcgcTTGCTGTTCATTTGTCCCAGGACTTCTAAGACAGCCAGAGTTCTTGTGTCTTTTCCAAACCTTTGAAGATAGTGAGCATTTGTGGCACGTCCTGAGGGATGTGCAGAGAGCCCTGCAGTAGGTCGGAGAATCAGGTGGTGCTGGCCATTGCAGGAAGGTGGGTGGGATTCCAGCCTGGGCTCCTCTCTGCGGCCTGGAGGAGGCGACCTAATGAGAATTCTGGCCTGAGCAGAGTTTCTCCCGCAGACTGGCTCAGGCAGGCCCTATCGAAGAAGCCCAAGGAGATGCCCGTGTCCCAGGAAAGCCCCCCCTGTGACGCTCCACAGCCGAGATCGCAGGACTGCCCCCCACCGCCGGGCCGCAGCTCCCCCACATCGGCAGCGGTGTCTCCCGATCTGCCGCCCGCACACGAGGGCGCCTCCAGCAGCAACAGCGGTGGCCGCTGGAGCAGGGACTACGATGTGTGCGTGTGCCACAGCGAGGAGGACTTGGCGGCCGCGCAGGAGCTGGTCGCCTACCTGGAGGGCAGCTCGGTGGGCCTACGCTGCTTCCTGCAGCTGCGCGACGCAGCCCCAGGTGGCGCCATTGTGTCCGAGCTGTGCCGCGCGCTGGACAGCAGCCACTGCCGCGTGCTGCTCATCACGCCCGGCTTCCTGCGCGACCCGTGGTGCAGGTACCAGATGCTGCAGGCCCTGAGCCAGGCCCCGGGCGCAGAGGGCCGCACCATCCCCCTGCTCGCCGGCCTGGCCAGGGCTGCCTACCCCGCGGAGCTCCGCTTCATGTACTTCGTGGACGGCCGGGGTCCTGAACGCGGCTTCCGCCAAGTCAAGGAGGCCGTCCAGCGCTGTAAGCTATGCAAGGAGGGGGAGAGGGTCTGTGTCTGATCTGCTTTGGCTTTCAGGAGACAGCCCCTGTAGCCCAGTGGTTCAAAATGCGGACTCTGGAAAGCATTGTGTGTGcagttacttaacccctctgtgcctggATTTCCTCATTGGGAAAATGAGAATGATACCATATCCCTCACTAAGGAAGAGTTCAGAGCAAGACCTGGCACATGGAAAGGACTCATAACAGGCGCATGCCACGTCCTCAATAAGTCTTAGtcattattattagtagtagtattcaTAGTATGAGTTCCTCTCACCGAGGTCAGGTTGGAGATAGCCACTAAGAGCTGGGAAAATGCCAGGAGGGACACTGGTTCAGTAAGACAAGATGGTGTAAAACAATAGGGAAGAATTGCCTCTGATAAGTGTATCCAGGGGAGGGCATTATATTACACAGGTTTAGaagtaaaatacatgaaaaggtaGAGAGGTGGCTACCTGTTGGGGGAAAGAGAGATGCTGGATTTGGGGAGGATGACAAACCCTGTGAttctgtttggcttctttcagatCTGCAGACCCTCAGGTGACACTTCTTATATCACCATGGGACCCAGAAAGTTGGCACAAAGCTGGAAATCAAGTTAGAGAGCCCAGGGCCTTGGATCCAACAGGTGTAACGAGGCCTAAGGAGCCAGAGTTGGCAGCACATTGTATGTGATCCTGCAATCAGGTTGCCCAGCAGGGCTCTCTTACTGTGAGATCCCCAGGAAGGCCCTGGGAAGCTGGGGACTGCCCCAGGAAGTTCATGGAGAAGTTGGGGACTCCCCCAGGGAGCTGGGGACTCCCCCCGGAAGGACATAAGGAAGCTGGGGACTCCCCAGGAAGGCCATGAGGAAGGCAAAAACTGGAGGTAGTAGTAGGTGCTCATATCAAGATGACCACCGATGTTTTGCCTCCTGCCTAATTGGACATGAGTTTGTCTTCTTCCCCTGGGATTCTTCCCTATGTCTTCTTCCCCTGGGATTGCACAGTGGTGTAGAGATGGATTCCACCTGAAGAGGTGACTGTCACCTGATGAATGAACTAGAAGCCTAGAGTACGTGCCTCGGCGTGGATGGTTTTACCAATTACCCGGGGAAGCCCTGGAACAGATGTCAGGAGAAAGCCACAGGTAGCGAGTCCTTCACAGTCACACTGCTGCTGTTTTTTCCCAGTGACATTGTTCACTTGAGAAAGCTACATGAAAGATGCACTCAGCACcgaactgtatttatttttactgcatGCGTGTCATTAAAAACCAAACCTAGAATGTTCTGAATGGACAGGAGAGGGCAGGGAGCGTGTGGGGTGAAGAGAAGGAAAGCTCAGAACTTTTACCTGGGATCAAAAACCCACCCATGGATATTTTGACACATGGGGGCCTCATCAGAGGTCTGGCAAGGACTCACGCTATACAGTAGCTTCTTCACCTCTGCACGGAGAGGAATCAGCGTTTTTCTTCTGGCAGATGACTATGTACCTTGTAGGACAGGCAAGGTTTCATTCCTCTGTTCTCAGTAAGTTTGATGAACTGAAATGAATTTCTTGTTCTCCCAATGTGTACTTTCGTGCCTCTTCTCTCACTTCCCCCTACCATGTCTCCTCCTTTTACTGAAAacaatttatacatatatatttttttaactgggaTATATTGGCATATAACATTAGTTCAGGTATATGagtcgatatttgtatatattgtgaaaa contains:
- the TIRAP gene encoding toll/interleukin-1 receptor domain-containing adapter protein isoform X2; translated protein: MASSSSFPAPGSRSKKPLGKMADWLRQALSKKPKEMPVSQESPPCDAPQPRSQDCPPPPGRSSPTSAAVSPDLPPAHEGASSSNSGGRWSRDYDVCVCHSEEDLAAAQELVAYLEGSSVGLRCFLQLRDAAPGGAIVSELCRALDSSHCRVLLITPGFLRDPWCRYQMLQALSQAPGAEGRTIPLLAGLARAAYPAELRFMYFVDGRGPERGFRQVKEAVQRYLQTLR
- the TIRAP gene encoding toll/interleukin-1 receptor domain-containing adapter protein isoform X1; this translates as MCREPCSRSENQVVLAIAGRWVGFQPGLLSAAWRRRPNENSGLSRVSPADWLRQALSKKPKEMPVSQESPPCDAPQPRSQDCPPPPGRSSPTSAAVSPDLPPAHEGASSSNSGGRWSRDYDVCVCHSEEDLAAAQELVAYLEGSSVGLRCFLQLRDAAPGGAIVSELCRALDSSHCRVLLITPGFLRDPWCRYQMLQALSQAPGAEGRTIPLLAGLARAAYPAELRFMYFVDGRGPERGFRQVKEAVQRYLQTLR
- the TIRAP gene encoding toll/interleukin-1 receptor domain-containing adapter protein isoform X3, which codes for MCREPCSRSENQVVLAIAGRWVGFQPGLLSAAWRRRPNENSGLSRVSPADWLRQALSKKPKEMPVSQESPPCDAPQPRSQDCPPPPGRSSPTSAAVSPDLPPAHEGASSSNSGGRWSRDYDVCVCHSEEDLAAAQELVAYLEGSSVGLRCFLQLRDAAPGGAIVSELCRALDSSHCRVLLITPGFLRDPWCRYQGCLPRGAPLHVLRGRPGS
- the TIRAP gene encoding toll/interleukin-1 receptor domain-containing adapter protein isoform X4, with amino-acid sequence MPVSQESPPCDAPQPRSQDCPPPPGRSSPTSAAVSPDLPPAHEGASSSNSGGRWSRDYDVCVCHSEEDLAAAQELVAYLEGSSVGLRCFLQLRDAAPGGAIVSELCRALDSSHCRVLLITPGFLRDPWCRYQMLQALSQAPGAEGRTIPLLAGLARAAYPAELRFMYFVDGRGPERGFRQVKEAVQRYLQTLR